A stretch of the Chitinophaga sp. Cy-1792 genome encodes the following:
- the map gene encoding type I methionyl aminopeptidase has translation MIHYKTKEEIELIRKSALLLSAALAEVAKSIKPGMSTIEVDAVADKFIVENGGVPSFKNYKGFPAACCISVNEEVVHGIPNKYVLKDGDIVTVDCGVFMNGFHADSAYTFAIGNVAENVLRLMGATKASLYKGIEKAIVGNRIGDISYAIQEYTEKERGYGVVRDLVGHGLGRNLHEDPQVPNYGKRGSGPVMKEGLVIAIEPMINLRKKDVEYLEDGWTIVTADNSPSVHFEHTVAVGKGKADILSSFTDIEREEKNNPELNTNY, from the coding sequence ATGATTCATTATAAGACTAAGGAAGAAATTGAACTCATCCGTAAAAGTGCTTTGCTCCTCAGCGCTGCACTGGCTGAAGTAGCTAAAAGTATCAAGCCAGGAATGAGTACAATTGAAGTGGATGCAGTAGCTGATAAATTTATCGTTGAAAACGGTGGCGTGCCTTCTTTCAAAAACTATAAAGGCTTTCCTGCTGCCTGCTGCATCTCTGTGAATGAGGAAGTAGTACACGGAATCCCTAACAAATATGTACTGAAAGACGGTGATATCGTAACGGTGGATTGCGGCGTATTTATGAACGGTTTCCACGCCGACAGTGCTTATACCTTTGCCATCGGTAATGTGGCTGAAAATGTACTCCGCCTCATGGGTGCTACCAAAGCTTCTTTATACAAGGGTATTGAGAAAGCTATCGTTGGTAACCGTATCGGCGACATCAGCTACGCTATCCAGGAATACACAGAGAAGGAGAGAGGGTATGGTGTGGTAAGAGACCTCGTAGGCCACGGCCTGGGTCGTAACCTGCACGAAGACCCACAGGTGCCTAACTACGGTAAACGTGGCAGCGGTCCTGTGATGAAAGAAGGCCTGGTTATCGCCATCGAACCGATGATCAACCTGCGCAAAAAAGATGTGGAATACCTGGAAGACGGATGGACAATCGTCACCGCCGACAACAGCCCTTCTGTTCATTTTGAGCATACAGTAGCTGTAGGAAAGGGGAAAGCGGATATTTTATCTTCCTTTACGGATATCGAGCGTGAAGAGAAAAATAACCCAGAGTTAAATACAAACTATTAA
- the rpsE gene encoding 30S ribosomal protein S5 codes for MAKNSFNKVKAGDLELKEKVVAINRVTKTTKGGRTFSFSALVVVGNENGVVGHGLGKAKEVQQAITKGIDDAKKNLIKVPVMHGTIPHDQFAKEGAAKVLIKPAAHGTGVIAGGSMRAVLESAGVTDVLAKSLGSANPHNVVKATFKALGLLREPISIAKTRTVSLKKVFNG; via the coding sequence ATGGCAAAGAATTCATTCAATAAAGTTAAAGCCGGTGACCTGGAACTGAAAGAGAAAGTTGTGGCGATCAACCGTGTTACTAAAACCACCAAAGGCGGTCGTACTTTCAGTTTCTCCGCTCTGGTTGTTGTAGGTAACGAAAACGGCGTGGTAGGTCATGGTCTGGGTAAAGCTAAAGAAGTACAGCAGGCTATCACTAAAGGTATAGACGATGCTAAAAAGAACCTGATTAAAGTTCCTGTTATGCATGGTACTATTCCTCACGATCAGTTCGCTAAAGAAGGCGCCGCTAAAGTGCTCATCAAACCAGCTGCTCATGGTACTGGTGTGATCGCTGGTGGTTCTATGCGTGCTGTGCTGGAAAGCGCTGGCGTTACCGACGTACTGGCTAAATCTTTAGGTTCTGCTAACCCACACAACGTGGTAAAAGCTACCTTTAAAGCTCTGGGTCTGCTCCGCGAACCTATCAGCATAGCTAAAACCAGAACTGTATCTCTGAAGAAAGTATTCAACGGTTAA
- the rpsM gene encoding 30S ribosomal protein S13, with product MARIAGIDLPKNKRGEIGLTYIFGIGRSTAQYILNKAEIDVNKKVKDWNDDDQAAIRNIINGEFKVEGQLRSEVQMNIKRLLDIACYRGLRHRKGLPVRGQRTRTNSRTRKGKRKTVAGKKKATKK from the coding sequence ATGGCACGTATAGCCGGTATAGATCTTCCTAAAAATAAAAGAGGAGAAATTGGCCTCACCTATATTTTCGGTATAGGCCGTTCTACCGCCCAATATATCCTTAACAAGGCGGAAATTGATGTAAACAAAAAAGTGAAGGATTGGAATGACGATGATCAAGCTGCCATCCGTAACATTATCAACGGCGAGTTTAAGGTAGAGGGTCAGCTGCGTTCAGAAGTACAGATGAATATCAAGCGTCTGCTGGATATCGCTTGCTACCGCGGTCTGCGTCACAGGAAAGGCTTACCGGTTAGAGGTCAGCGTACACGTACTAACAGCCGTACTCGTAAGGGTAAGCGTAAGACAGTGGCTGGTAAGAAAAAAGCAACTAAGAAATAA
- a CDS encoding DNA-directed RNA polymerase subunit alpha — protein MAILNFQKPDKIVLQKSTDFEAQFEFRPLEPGYAVTIGNALRRVLLSSLEGYAIVGIKIEGADHEFATLKGVTEDVTEIILNLKQVRFKRISENDITNEKITLSIKGKTEFRADMIEKATSSFQIMNPELLICTLDPSSKMDIELTIGKGRGYVPAEENKPKDAVFGYIAIDSIFTPIKNVKYSIENTRVEQKTDYEKLIMEVVTDGTIHPEEAVKQASRILIQHLMIITDENISFDTKDAEKEDVVDEQTLQLRKILKTPLEDLDLSVRAFNCLKAAKINSLSELVQYEQEELMKFRNFGQKSLSEIEQVLGERGLHFGMDLSKLKLEEE, from the coding sequence ATGGCAATTTTAAATTTCCAGAAACCTGATAAGATCGTATTGCAGAAGTCTACCGACTTTGAAGCTCAATTCGAATTCCGACCATTAGAACCAGGTTATGCTGTGACTATCGGTAATGCGTTGCGTCGCGTGCTGTTGTCTTCTTTGGAGGGCTATGCCATTGTGGGTATCAAGATTGAAGGGGCAGATCACGAGTTCGCTACACTGAAAGGTGTAACTGAAGACGTTACTGAGATCATCCTGAACCTCAAACAGGTTCGTTTTAAACGTATCTCTGAAAACGATATCACGAACGAAAAGATCACACTGTCTATCAAAGGCAAAACAGAATTCCGTGCCGATATGATCGAAAAAGCTACCAGCTCTTTCCAGATCATGAACCCGGAACTGCTCATCTGCACACTCGATCCATCTTCAAAAATGGATATCGAACTGACGATCGGTAAAGGCCGTGGTTACGTTCCTGCAGAAGAAAACAAACCGAAAGATGCAGTGTTTGGTTACATCGCCATTGACTCTATCTTTACGCCAATCAAAAACGTAAAGTACAGTATAGAAAATACCCGTGTGGAACAAAAAACCGACTATGAGAAATTAATCATGGAGGTTGTTACCGACGGTACTATTCACCCTGAAGAAGCAGTGAAGCAAGCTTCCCGCATCCTCATCCAGCACCTGATGATCATCACAGATGAAAACATCAGCTTTGATACCAAAGACGCTGAAAAAGAAGATGTTGTGGACGAACAAACACTGCAGCTGCGTAAGATCCTGAAAACACCACTGGAAGATCTCGATCTGTCAGTTCGTGCATTCAACTGTCTGAAAGCCGCTAAAATCAACTCCCTGTCTGAACTGGTACAGTACGAACAGGAAGAACTGATGAAATTCAGAAACTTCGGTCAGAAATCTCTGAGCGAAATCGAACAGGTACTGGGCGAAAGAGGTCTGCACTTCGGTATGGACCTGTCCAAACTGAAACTCGAAGAAGAATAA
- the rplQ gene encoding 50S ribosomal protein L17 yields MRHGVKLNKLSRTAAHRKSLMSNQACELISHKRITTTLAKAKALRVYVEPILTRGKVDSTHNRRIVFSYLQDKEAIKELFGVISEKIANRPGGYTRIIKLGKRVGDNAEIAMIELVDFNEIYGKTAAADKAPAKKTRRAGGAKKKAEGEANAETPAESAE; encoded by the coding sequence ATGCGTCACGGAGTTAAATTAAACAAGTTAAGCAGAACAGCTGCACACCGCAAAAGCCTGATGTCCAATCAAGCTTGCGAACTGATCAGTCACAAACGTATCACCACCACTTTAGCTAAAGCTAAAGCACTGCGTGTTTATGTTGAACCAATCCTGACCAGAGGTAAAGTTGATTCTACCCACAACCGTAGAATCGTGTTCTCTTATCTGCAAGACAAAGAGGCTATCAAAGAACTGTTCGGTGTTATCAGCGAAAAAATCGCTAACCGTCCAGGTGGTTACACCCGTATCATTAAACTGGGTAAACGTGTTGGTGATAACGCGGAAATCGCGATGATCGAACTCGTTGACTTCAACGAAATCTACGGTAAAACCGCTGCAGCAGACAAAGCTCCTGCTAAGAAAACTCGCCGCGCTGGTGGTGCTAAGAAAAAAGCTGAAGGTGAAGCTAACGCTGAAACCCCAGCTGAATCAGCTGAGTAA
- the infA gene encoding translation initiation factor IF-1, with protein MAKQALIKQDGIILEALSNAMFRVKLENGHEILATISGKMRMHYIRILPGDKVGVEMSPYDLSRGRIIFRYK; from the coding sequence ATGGCAAAACAGGCACTCATTAAGCAGGATGGAATAATATTAGAAGCCTTGTCGAACGCTATGTTCCGTGTAAAGCTGGAGAATGGGCATGAGATTTTGGCCACCATTTCTGGAAAGATGAGAATGCACTACATCCGCATTCTGCCAGGAGATAAGGTGGGGGTTGAAATGAGCCCGTATGATTTATCTAGGGGCCGTATAATTTTCAGATACAAGTAA
- the rpsD gene encoding 30S ribosomal protein S4, with protein sequence MARYTGPKTKISRIFGEPILGNGKYLGKNSNPPGQHGANRKRKQLGEYALQLREKQKAKYTYGVLERQFRNLFDEANRRKGVTGEVLIKLLEARLDNTVFRLGIAPSRPAARQLVSHKHITVNGIIVNTPSFQLKPGDIVSVKNKTANNTALTSVIRGKNPKFSWLDWNEKEMKGTFIAYPERESVPENIKEQLIVELYSK encoded by the coding sequence ATGGCAAGGTATACAGGACCAAAGACCAAGATTTCCAGAATTTTTGGTGAGCCCATTCTCGGTAATGGCAAATATTTAGGTAAAAACAGTAACCCTCCGGGTCAGCACGGTGCAAACCGCAAACGTAAACAGTTAGGTGAATACGCGCTGCAGCTGAGAGAAAAACAGAAAGCTAAATACACTTACGGTGTTCTGGAGCGTCAGTTCCGTAACCTGTTTGATGAGGCTAACCGTCGTAAAGGTGTAACTGGTGAGGTTTTGATCAAATTACTGGAAGCACGTCTGGACAACACCGTATTCCGTCTGGGTATCGCACCTTCCCGCCCTGCTGCTCGTCAGCTGGTATCTCACAAACATATCACTGTTAATGGTATCATTGTAAATACTCCTTCTTTCCAACTGAAACCAGGTGATATCGTATCTGTGAAAAACAAAACCGCAAACAATACCGCTCTGACCAGCGTTATTCGTGGTAAAAATCCAAAATTCAGCTGGCTGGATTGGAACGAGAAAGAAATGAAAGGTACATTCATTGCTTATCCTGAGAGAGAGAGCGTTCCTGAGAATATCAAGGAACAACTGATTGTGGAATTGTATTCTAAGTAA
- a CDS encoding pyridoxal phosphate-dependent aminotransferase produces MPTISQRGERMPASPIRKLVPFAEAAKKRGTKVYHLNIGQPDIETPKPILDAVRHSDFKILEYSHSAGNESYRRKLTEYYKRFDIDVTHNQIIVTTGGSEAILFAFMACLDPGDEIIVPEPFYANYNGFAVEAEVNIKTITADISTGFALPAMSDFEKAITPKTKAILICNPNNPTGYLYSKEEMEVLKQLCLKYNLYLFSDEAYREFCYTGKHFSAMNLEGLDNNVIIMDTISKRYSACGGRIGAFVTKNQELLDVAMKFAQARLSPPSFAQIAGEAAVDLPADYFDGIKAEYQHRRDLLVKMLNEIPGVFCPNPGGAFYAMAQLPIDDSDKFCQWMLESFSHEGQTVMMAPATGFYATAGLGKNEVRLAYVLNLEDIRSAMICLGKALEVYPGRTSIK; encoded by the coding sequence ATGCCTACCATTAGCCAGAGAGGTGAGCGTATGCCAGCCTCTCCCATCAGAAAGCTTGTCCCTTTTGCTGAAGCAGCAAAAAAAAGAGGTACTAAGGTGTATCACCTTAATATCGGTCAGCCGGACATAGAAACACCAAAACCAATTCTTGATGCGGTTCGTCATTCAGATTTCAAAATCCTTGAATACAGCCACAGCGCAGGAAACGAAAGCTACCGTCGTAAACTGACGGAATATTACAAACGCTTCGATATCGATGTAACGCATAACCAGATTATCGTTACCACCGGCGGTTCTGAAGCTATCCTGTTTGCTTTCATGGCCTGCCTGGACCCGGGAGATGAAATCATTGTTCCTGAACCTTTCTACGCTAACTACAATGGCTTTGCGGTGGAAGCTGAAGTAAATATCAAAACCATTACCGCTGATATCAGCACTGGTTTTGCTTTACCAGCCATGTCCGACTTCGAAAAGGCTATTACGCCTAAAACGAAGGCTATTCTTATCTGTAATCCCAATAACCCAACCGGTTACCTGTACAGTAAAGAAGAAATGGAAGTGCTGAAACAGCTCTGCCTGAAATATAACCTTTACCTCTTCTCTGACGAGGCTTACCGTGAATTCTGTTATACCGGCAAGCATTTCTCCGCCATGAACCTGGAAGGATTGGATAATAATGTGATCATTATGGATACCATTTCCAAACGCTATAGCGCTTGTGGTGGCCGTATCGGTGCATTTGTTACCAAAAACCAGGAATTACTGGATGTGGCGATGAAATTTGCACAGGCCAGACTGAGTCCCCCGTCTTTCGCACAGATTGCTGGTGAAGCTGCTGTTGATCTGCCGGCAGATTATTTCGACGGTATCAAGGCTGAGTATCAGCATCGTCGTGATTTGCTGGTGAAGATGCTGAATGAAATCCCTGGTGTTTTCTGCCCTAACCCGGGTGGTGCATTCTATGCGATGGCACAGCTTCCGATTGATGATTCAGATAAGTTCTGTCAGTGGATGCTGGAATCATTTAGTCATGAAGGCCAGACAGTTATGATGGCGCCGGCTACCGGATTTTATGCTACTGCCGGTTTAGGTAAGAACGAAGTTCGCCTGGCTTATGTGTTGAATCTGGAGGATATCCGTTCTGCGATGATATGCTTAGGTAAGGCATTGGAAGTATATCCGGGCCGTACATCTATAAAATAA
- a CDS encoding zinc ribbon domain-containing protein: MKYLLCSHCEHPNALKSEYQTFCESCGKKLPHNFAEWRQAHPMASFEEFRQTIGIYIKPKKTNVVAAWAQRQLQPQNRGKVIIFFTLLFVCIATAGTLFGKKAVYTLLYPKVAKSSLYGNWTTATIGRQALEISTPLKLWVHDQPLGPAEAGLTEYAKSYRNEDGGGVQIEVNLRTYKNAEQNTLDIAVKQTNACLLENGQVTDMNYNPVAVLISGMPGTLEEGTYTYKKAIKLAFSNLVVVKGNSRWQIHINYRDDDPNGQEVARRVLKSVKIK; encoded by the coding sequence ATGAAATACTTATTATGCTCGCACTGTGAGCACCCTAATGCACTTAAATCGGAGTACCAGACCTTTTGTGAATCCTGTGGCAAAAAACTTCCGCATAACTTCGCCGAATGGCGCCAGGCTCATCCCATGGCCTCTTTCGAAGAATTCAGGCAAACAATAGGCATCTACATAAAACCTAAAAAAACAAATGTGGTGGCAGCATGGGCACAACGACAGCTGCAACCGCAAAACCGCGGAAAGGTCATCATCTTCTTTACCCTTTTATTTGTGTGTATAGCCACCGCAGGGACGCTGTTCGGTAAAAAAGCAGTATATACATTGCTCTATCCTAAAGTGGCCAAATCAAGCTTATATGGCAACTGGACGACGGCCACCATCGGCAGGCAGGCACTGGAAATATCCACCCCCTTGAAATTATGGGTACACGATCAGCCACTCGGACCCGCTGAGGCCGGTCTGACCGAGTACGCCAAAAGCTACCGTAATGAAGATGGAGGTGGTGTGCAGATCGAAGTAAATCTCCGGACCTACAAAAATGCGGAGCAGAACACCCTGGACATAGCAGTTAAACAAACCAATGCCTGTCTGCTGGAAAACGGGCAGGTAACTGATATGAATTATAATCCGGTAGCAGTACTGATTTCAGGTATGCCTGGCACATTGGAGGAGGGGACTTATACCTACAAGAAAGCGATCAAACTGGCATTTTCCAACCTGGTTGTAGTGAAGGGAAACAGCCGCTGGCAGATCCATATCAACTACCGGGACGATGATCCAAATGGCCAGGAAGTGGCGCGGAGAGTGCTTAAATCTGTTAAAATTAAATAG
- the rpmJ gene encoding 50S ribosomal protein L36, with protein sequence MKVRAAIKKRSADCKIVRRKGVLLVINKKNPRFKQRQG encoded by the coding sequence ATGAAGGTAAGAGCTGCAATCAAAAAAAGAAGTGCGGATTGTAAAATAGTTCGTAGAAAAGGTGTTCTGTTGGTAATCAACAAAAAGAACCCTCGCTTCAAACAACGTCAGGGATAA
- the rpsK gene encoding 30S ribosomal protein S11, giving the protein MAKATNTKTAANKKRVVKVDNYGDVHISASFNNIIVSITNKHGQVISWSSAGKMGFRGSKKNTPYAAQLAAQDAAKVAMDAGLKRADVFVKGPGAGRESAIRAIANSGIEVSMIKDVTPLPHNGCRPPKKRRV; this is encoded by the coding sequence ATGGCAAAAGCAACTAATACAAAAACTGCTGCTAATAAGAAAAGAGTAGTAAAAGTAGATAACTACGGAGACGTTCATATCTCTGCTAGTTTTAACAATATCATTGTAAGCATCACCAACAAGCACGGTCAGGTTATCTCCTGGTCTTCTGCCGGTAAAATGGGCTTCAGAGGTTCTAAAAAGAACACTCCATATGCAGCTCAGCTGGCTGCACAAGATGCTGCTAAAGTTGCTATGGACGCTGGTCTGAAAAGAGCAGACGTATTTGTAAAAGGTCCAGGTGCTGGTCGTGAAAGCGCTATCCGTGCTATCGCTAACTCCGGTATCGAAGTGAGCATGATTAAAGACGTGACTCCTTTACCTCACAACGGTTGCCGTCCTCCTAAGAAAAGAAGAGTATAG
- the rplR gene encoding 50S ribosomal protein L18, whose amino-acid sequence MSTKVNRRQKIRYRIRKKISGTAKAPRLSVFRSNSDIYVQLIDDTNGTTLASASSRDKDIQAQKGTKSEKSKLVGAALATKAVALGVTTCIFDRSGYLYHGRVKAVAEGAREGGLQF is encoded by the coding sequence ATGAGCACAAAAGTTAACAGGAGACAGAAGATCCGTTACCGCATCCGTAAGAAAATCTCTGGTACTGCCAAAGCACCAAGATTATCTGTATTCCGCAGTAACAGCGACATCTATGTGCAACTGATCGATGATACCAACGGTACAACACTGGCGTCTGCTTCTTCCCGTGATAAGGATATCCAGGCACAGAAAGGTACCAAATCTGAAAAATCCAAACTGGTTGGTGCTGCACTGGCTACTAAAGCTGTTGCATTAGGTGTTACCACCTGCATCTTCGACAGAAGTGGTTACTTATATCATGGTCGTGTTAAAGCAGTAGCTGAAGGCGCAAGAGAAGGCGGTCTCCAGTTTTAA
- the rplO gene encoding 50S ribosomal protein L15, whose product MNLHSLQPAAGSVHKEKRLGRGEASGKGGTSTKGNKGIQSRAGYSSKRGFEGGQMPIQRRMPKRGFKNNNREEFQIFNLGQLDHLVEKYGLQEFNLENLFMNGLINRTAKVKILANGELKSKVTVKVNAISEKAKTAIEAAGGSVELV is encoded by the coding sequence ATGAATCTGCATTCATTACAGCCTGCTGCAGGCTCCGTACATAAAGAAAAACGTCTTGGCCGTGGTGAGGCTTCCGGTAAAGGTGGTACCTCCACAAAAGGTAACAAAGGTATTCAATCCCGCGCTGGTTACTCCAGCAAAAGAGGCTTCGAAGGAGGCCAGATGCCTATCCAACGCCGTATGCCTAAACGTGGCTTTAAAAATAACAACCGCGAAGAATTCCAAATCTTCAACCTGGGCCAACTCGATCATTTAGTTGAGAAATACGGTCTGCAGGAGTTCAACCTGGAAAATCTGTTCATGAATGGCCTGATCAACAGAACTGCAAAAGTTAAGATCCTGGCTAACGGTGAACTGAAAAGCAAAGTGACTGTTAAAGTAAACGCTATCAGCGAAAAAGCTAAAACAGCCATCGAAGCAGCAGGTGGATCAGTAGAACTGGTATAA
- the secY gene encoding preprotein translocase subunit SecY, which produces MKKFIETIKNIWSIEDLRNRILTTLLLVLIYRVGSYITLPGIDANALSNFSKSSNQGILGLFNMFAGGSFSRASIFALGIMPFISASIAIQLLTIAVPYFQKLQKEGESGRKKINQYTRLLTVVVTGLQASAYVAYLRNQSSGAIIPEYGFFFFTVSTTVVLTAGTMFVMWLGEKITDKGIGNGTSIIIMMGILARLPQAILTEFSTRVEGEGGGPILFLIEIAIFILITIGLILLVQGTRKIPVNYAKRIVGNKQYGGVRQFIPLKVNAAGVMPIIFAQAIMFIPATLIGFATSSEGAGSFMRIFSDHTNGWYNVIYAVLVIVFTYFYTALIFNPTQMADEMKRNNGFIPGVKPGTATADYIGAVMDRITLPGAFFLALVGVMPGVAAAFHVNSNFATFFGGTSLLIMVGVILDTLQQIESQLLMRHYDGLMSTGRIKGRTAPANA; this is translated from the coding sequence GTGAAGAAATTTATCGAAACGATTAAGAATATCTGGAGTATTGAGGATCTGCGTAACCGCATCTTAACCACCCTGCTCCTGGTCCTCATTTACCGTGTAGGATCTTATATCACATTACCTGGTATTGATGCCAACGCCCTCTCCAACTTTTCCAAGAGTTCTAACCAGGGGATTCTAGGTCTGTTCAACATGTTTGCAGGTGGATCGTTTTCAAGAGCTTCCATCTTCGCGTTAGGTATTATGCCTTTCATTTCCGCGTCTATTGCTATTCAATTGTTAACTATAGCAGTACCTTATTTCCAGAAATTGCAGAAAGAAGGGGAGAGCGGTCGCAAAAAGATCAACCAGTACACCCGTTTGCTCACAGTTGTGGTAACCGGTTTGCAGGCCAGCGCTTATGTGGCTTACCTGCGTAACCAGTCCAGTGGCGCTATTATTCCTGAGTATGGCTTCTTCTTCTTCACCGTTTCTACTACCGTAGTCCTCACCGCAGGTACTATGTTCGTAATGTGGCTCGGTGAAAAAATCACTGATAAAGGAATCGGTAACGGTACCTCCATCATCATCATGATGGGTATCCTGGCCCGTCTCCCACAGGCTATTCTGACAGAATTCTCTACCAGAGTAGAAGGTGAAGGCGGTGGCCCTATCCTGTTCCTCATCGAAATCGCCATCTTCATCCTGATCACTATCGGTTTGATTCTGCTGGTACAAGGTACCCGCAAAATCCCGGTTAACTACGCTAAACGTATTGTAGGTAATAAACAATATGGTGGTGTTCGCCAGTTCATTCCACTGAAAGTGAACGCTGCCGGTGTTATGCCTATCATTTTTGCTCAGGCTATTATGTTCATCCCGGCTACCCTGATCGGTTTCGCAACCAGTTCAGAAGGTGCTGGCAGCTTCATGCGTATTTTCTCTGATCATACAAATGGCTGGTACAACGTAATCTATGCGGTACTCGTTATCGTATTCACATATTTCTATACTGCGCTCATCTTCAACCCGACCCAAATGGCGGATGAAATGAAACGTAATAACGGTTTCATCCCAGGTGTTAAACCTGGTACTGCTACTGCCGATTATATCGGTGCAGTAATGGACCGTATCACCTTGCCAGGTGCATTCTTCCTGGCGCTGGTGGGTGTTATGCCAGGTGTAGCTGCTGCTTTCCATGTAAACAGCAACTTTGCCACCTTCTTCGGTGGTACTTCCCTGCTGATCATGGTGGGTGTTATCCTCGATACACTCCAGCAGATCGAAAGCCAGCTGCTCATGCGTCATTACGATGGCTTAATGAGCACCGGCCGTATCAAAGGCAGAACAGCTCCGGCAAACGCATAA
- the carA gene encoding glutamine-hydrolyzing carbamoyl-phosphate synthase small subunit, which produces MPQTRTIQPAILLLDDGTVFQGKAFGKIGTAAGELAFNTGMTGYQEVFTDPSYKGQVLIMNNCYIGNYGTKADDVESSTVKISGLIAKNIAYNYSRKMADESVEKFLTDNNLVAIYDVDTRALVSHVRSKGAMNCIISSEILDIDKLKEELAKVPSMEGLALCKEVTTREAYTVGDPEAPIRIAVMDNGVKRNMLKCLSEKGAYLKVFPTDTQFEVTEEFKPNAYFISNGPGDPAPLKYAVDTVKAILAAERPLFGICLGHQLLALAHDIPTYKMHHGHRGLNHPVKNLKTGLCEITTQNHGFAVDAKAVEAHPNVEVTHINLNDNTVEGIRIKNKPAFSVQYHPESTPGPHDSRYLFDDFFTLIKANMK; this is translated from the coding sequence ATGCCTCAGACGAGAACCATCCAACCTGCCATACTGCTGTTAGACGACGGTACGGTTTTTCAGGGAAAAGCTTTTGGAAAAATTGGCACAGCTGCCGGTGAATTAGCTTTCAATACCGGTATGACGGGTTACCAGGAAGTGTTTACAGATCCTTCCTACAAAGGACAGGTCCTTATTATGAACAACTGCTACATTGGCAACTACGGCACCAAAGCCGATGATGTTGAAAGTAGCACTGTTAAGATCAGCGGTCTGATCGCTAAAAACATCGCTTACAACTATTCCAGAAAAATGGCGGATGAGTCGGTGGAAAAATTCCTGACAGACAATAACCTGGTAGCGATCTATGACGTAGATACCCGTGCACTGGTATCTCATGTTCGTAGTAAAGGAGCGATGAACTGCATCATCTCTTCTGAAATCCTGGATATTGACAAACTGAAGGAAGAACTGGCGAAAGTGCCTTCTATGGAAGGTCTGGCATTATGTAAGGAAGTGACCACCAGGGAAGCTTACACTGTTGGTGATCCTGAAGCACCCATCCGTATTGCGGTGATGGACAATGGTGTTAAGCGTAATATGCTGAAATGCCTGTCAGAAAAAGGTGCTTACCTGAAAGTATTCCCAACGGATACACAATTTGAAGTAACGGAAGAATTCAAACCAAACGCCTACTTTATTTCCAATGGTCCTGGCGATCCGGCTCCGTTGAAATATGCAGTAGATACCGTTAAGGCCATCCTGGCAGCAGAACGTCCGCTGTTTGGTATCTGCCTTGGCCATCAGCTGCTGGCGCTGGCACATGACATCCCAACTTACAAGATGCACCATGGTCACCGCGGTCTGAACCATCCGGTAAAAAACCTGAAAACTGGTTTGTGCGAAATCACCACCCAGAACCACGGTTTTGCGGTAGATGCCAAAGCAGTAGAAGCACACCCGAACGTAGAAGTTACGCATATCAACCTGAACGATAATACTGTTGAAGGTATCCGTATCAAAAACAAACCGGCATTTTCTGTGCAGTATCACCCGGAATCAACTCCTGGTCCTCACGATAGCCGTTATCTGTTTGATGACTTCTTCACACTGATTAAAGCTAATATGAAATAA
- the rpmD gene encoding 50S ribosomal protein L30, whose protein sequence is MAKIKITQVKSGIDRPERQKLTLKALGLTKMNASVEVEATPQILGMVTKVNHLVKVEQVNA, encoded by the coding sequence ATGGCAAAGATTAAAATCACTCAGGTGAAAAGTGGTATCGACCGTCCTGAAAGGCAGAAACTGACCCTGAAGGCACTGGGACTGACTAAAATGAACGCTTCTGTTGAAGTGGAAGCTACTCCTCAGATCCTGGGTATGGTGACTAAAGTAAACCATCTGGTTAAAGTTGAGCAGGTAAACGCATAA